A window from Prochlorococcus marinus CUG1435 encodes these proteins:
- the tsf gene encoding translation elongation factor Ts encodes MGNITAKLVKDLRDKTGAGMMDCKKALNETDGNVDKALEWLRKKGIASAEKKSGRVAAEGSIGSYIHTGSRVGVLLELNCETDFVARGDIFQSLVKDVSMQVAACPNVEYVSIDEIPEDVVEKEKQIEMGRDDLSGKPEQIKEKIVEGRIAKRLNELVLLSQPYIKDSSLTVEDLVKQAAAKIGENIKVRRFTRYTLGEGIEKNQMDFAEEVASMQSN; translated from the coding sequence ATGGGAAACATTACAGCAAAACTTGTAAAAGATCTTAGAGACAAGACTGGCGCAGGAATGATGGACTGCAAAAAAGCACTTAACGAAACTGACGGAAATGTAGATAAAGCTTTGGAATGGTTAAGAAAAAAAGGCATAGCTAGTGCTGAAAAGAAATCTGGAAGAGTGGCGGCCGAAGGGTCAATTGGTAGTTATATACATACTGGATCAAGAGTGGGAGTTTTACTAGAGTTAAATTGTGAAACTGATTTCGTTGCAAGAGGTGATATATTCCAATCTCTTGTGAAGGATGTCTCAATGCAAGTAGCAGCCTGCCCAAATGTTGAGTATGTATCAATTGATGAAATACCAGAAGATGTTGTGGAAAAAGAAAAGCAGATTGAAATGGGTAGGGATGATTTATCAGGCAAACCAGAACAAATTAAAGAAAAAATAGTTGAAGGGAGAATAGCAAAAAGACTTAATGAACTAGTTTTGCTTTCACAACCTTATATTAAAGATAGTTCTCTAACAGTTGAGGATCTTGTTAAACAAGCAGCTGCAAAAATTGGGGAAAATATTAAAGTTAGACGCTTTACAAGATATACATTAGGTGAAGGTATTGAAAAAAATCAGATGGACTTCGCTGAAGAGGTTGCATCAATGCAATCAAACTAG
- a CDS encoding DevA family ABC transporter ATP-binding protein, with product MVKVTKSEKNVKNLKTVSINNLSHFYGKNENKKQVLNDVNLNIDKGELVLLKGPSGCGKTTLLTLIGALRTCQSGDLTVLNNQLNGASRKTRQILRRSIGMIFQGHNLLRCLTAEQNVQMGADLIKGLTYLQRREIARNWLSAVGLEEHHKKLPNDLSGGQKQRVAIARALSAKPKLLLADEPTSALDSVTGREIVTLLRKLAKEQNCSVLMVTHDPRISDMADRILNMEDGKIYGAHSELI from the coding sequence ATGGTTAAAGTTACTAAATCAGAAAAAAATGTTAAAAACCTAAAAACAGTCTCAATAAATAATTTGAGTCACTTTTATGGAAAAAATGAGAATAAGAAACAAGTTCTTAATGATGTAAATTTAAATATTGATAAAGGAGAGTTGGTTCTTTTAAAAGGACCTTCTGGATGTGGTAAAACGACTCTATTAACATTAATTGGTGCCTTGAGAACATGTCAAAGTGGAGATTTAACTGTATTAAATAATCAGTTAAATGGAGCATCAAGGAAAACGCGTCAGATTCTTAGAAGAAGTATTGGAATGATTTTTCAAGGTCACAATCTTCTGAGATGTTTGACAGCAGAACAAAATGTTCAGATGGGCGCCGATTTAATAAAAGGCTTAACATATTTGCAAAGACGTGAAATAGCACGGAATTGGTTGTCAGCAGTAGGATTAGAAGAGCATCATAAAAAATTGCCAAATGACTTATCTGGTGGGCAGAAACAGAGAGTGGCAATTGCTCGAGCTTTATCTGCCAAACCAAAACTTTTATTGGCTGATGAGCCTACTTCTGCTTTAGATAGCGTCACAGGAAGAGAAATAGTAACCCTTTTAAGAAAACTAGCTAAAGAGCAAAATTGTTCTGTACTTATGGTGACGCATGATCCAAGAATTTCTGATATGGCTGATAGGATATTAAATATGGAAGATGGTAAAATTTATGGTGCTCATAGTGAGCTAATATAA
- a CDS encoding insulinase family protein, whose product MNVGNVNYYTHSSKTRCVFVDNKELPLISIDIWCKAGSSFEDVDKNGTAHFLEHMIFKGSNKIMPGEFDHKIESLGGLSNASTGYDDVHYHVLVPPSNFKESLALLTNIVVAPDFNPDEFIKEKGVVIDEIKQQNDQPEERLFNYFLKRVWLSPSYANSILGTEHSIKNLEINDLVKFHSKHYTTEKICIAIAGNLSEEIYKIFEKSDLSGINKNPNLINPKNKPPLKIRNGKESIKFDNLEFSRIFMAWFIPNLNDQKNIIGLEILASILSVGRNSRLVKTLKEDSNLVESVYVDVNAGELGGLFIIEASCESKDIDLVEKQINKTIDEISNCKVLTLEEIKKAINIVKSNYIFNLETSTQLSSFFGNELLWGRKSSINNLESHLKYWNDLDNFKEITEYIHGEKFTLIASPW is encoded by the coding sequence ATGAACGTAGGAAATGTAAATTACTACACCCATTCAAGCAAAACTAGATGTGTGTTTGTGGATAATAAAGAATTGCCGCTTATAAGCATTGACATTTGGTGCAAAGCTGGTTCTTCATTTGAGGATGTTGATAAAAATGGCACTGCTCATTTTCTAGAACATATGATTTTTAAGGGATCTAACAAAATAATGCCAGGTGAGTTTGACCATAAAATTGAGTCACTAGGCGGATTAAGTAACGCTTCAACAGGTTATGATGATGTACATTACCATGTCTTAGTTCCACCCAGTAACTTTAAAGAATCACTTGCTCTTTTGACAAATATTGTTGTTGCTCCAGATTTTAATCCTGATGAATTTATAAAAGAAAAAGGCGTAGTTATTGATGAAATAAAACAACAAAATGATCAACCTGAAGAAAGATTATTTAATTATTTTTTGAAAAGAGTTTGGCTAAGTCCGAGTTATGCCAATTCGATTCTGGGAACTGAACATAGTATTAAAAACTTGGAGATAAATGACCTTGTGAAATTTCATAGCAAACATTACACTACCGAAAAAATTTGTATTGCAATTGCTGGGAATCTCTCTGAAGAAATTTATAAAATTTTTGAAAAAAGTGATTTATCTGGCATAAATAAAAATCCAAATTTAATAAATCCAAAAAATAAACCTCCTTTAAAAATCAGGAATGGTAAAGAGTCAATTAAGTTTGATAATTTAGAGTTTTCAAGAATATTTATGGCTTGGTTTATCCCAAACCTAAATGATCAAAAAAATATTATTGGACTCGAGATATTAGCATCAATCCTCTCTGTTGGAAGAAACAGCAGATTAGTTAAAACTTTAAAAGAAGATAGTAATCTTGTTGAATCAGTATATGTGGATGTAAATGCTGGAGAATTAGGAGGATTATTTATAATAGAAGCAAGTTGCGAGTCTAAAGATATTGATTTAGTAGAAAAACAAATTAATAAAACAATAGATGAGATATCAAATTGTAAAGTCTTGACTTTGGAAGAAATAAAAAAAGCAATAAATATTGTGAAAAGTAATTATATCTTTAATTTGGAGACATCTACACAACTTTCTTCATTCTTTGGAAATGAACTTCTTTGGGGGAGAAAATCTTCAATTAATAATTTAGAAAGTCATTTAAAATATTGGAATGACTTGGATAACTTCAAAGAGATAACAGAATATATCCACGGAGAAAAATTCACTTTAATTGCATCCCCTTGGTAA
- a CDS encoding HlyD family efflux transporter periplasmic adaptor subunit: MKLKKFKNLFIYFLLFTPISLGVISCSGNNKSSSKFKEEITSDFIPPITAVAALGQLSPSGEIRQLDAPISQFGSSPRIVEILVNEGDFVKKGDILAIFENGEKLIADLERNENLIKTINDEISLKKDQIERYELALKKDAYSFVEFSQRKDELLKLQKQKINLIGDQKNIMIDLFNSKLRSPIDGFILGINARVGERPTNEGILDIGSSQKMEALIEVYESDIDRVFISQNVELISENGGFQKNLKGKVIRISPQVKQRKVLSTDPTGDADSRIIEVLVKLDQDSIDIVQNYAGMKVIAKFIP; this comes from the coding sequence ATGAAATTAAAAAAATTTAAAAATTTATTTATTTATTTTTTATTATTTACACCAATATCTCTTGGGGTCATTTCCTGTTCTGGAAATAATAAATCTAGTTCAAAATTTAAAGAGGAAATAACTTCAGATTTCATCCCTCCCATTACAGCTGTTGCCGCACTAGGTCAACTTTCTCCTTCGGGAGAGATTAGGCAATTGGATGCTCCCATAAGTCAGTTTGGCTCTTCCCCCCGAATTGTCGAAATTTTAGTAAATGAAGGAGATTTCGTAAAAAAAGGTGATATCCTGGCAATTTTTGAAAATGGAGAAAAATTAATTGCTGATCTTGAAAGAAATGAAAATCTTATTAAAACTATTAACGATGAAATTTCCCTCAAGAAAGATCAAATTGAGAGGTATGAGTTAGCTTTGAAAAAAGATGCATATTCTTTTGTAGAGTTTTCACAGAGAAAAGATGAATTATTAAAATTGCAAAAACAAAAAATAAACCTTATTGGAGATCAAAAAAATATCATGATAGATCTATTTAATTCAAAACTAAGGAGCCCAATTGATGGTTTTATCCTTGGAATAAATGCGAGAGTTGGTGAGAGACCTACAAATGAAGGGATTTTGGATATTGGTTCTAGTCAAAAGATGGAAGCTTTGATAGAGGTTTATGAATCTGACATCGATAGAGTCTTTATTTCTCAAAATGTTGAATTGATTAGTGAGAATGGCGGTTTCCAAAAAAATCTTAAGGGAAAGGTGATTAGGATTAGTCCTCAGGTAAAACAAAGAAAAGTTTTGTCGACTGACCCAACTGGAGATGCTGATTCGCGAATTATCGAGGTGCTAGTAAAACTAGATCAAGATTCTATAGATATCGTTCAAAACTATGCAGGAATGAAAGTAATTGCAAAATTTATTCCCTAA
- the rpsB gene encoding 30S ribosomal protein S2 gives MAVVSLSEMMEAGAHFGHQTRRWNPKMSKYIYCARNGVHIIDLVKTALCMNNAYKWTRNAAKSGKRFLFVGTKKQASDVVAQEATRCGAAYVNQRWLGGMLTNWTTMKARIERLKDLERMESSGSIAMRPKKEAAVLRRELERLQKYLGGLKGMRRLPDVVVLVDQRRESNAVLEARKLDISLVSMLDTNCDPDLCEVPIPCNDDAVRSVQLILGRLADAINEGRKGSNAERKN, from the coding sequence ATGGCTGTTGTATCACTATCAGAAATGATGGAAGCTGGTGCTCATTTTGGGCATCAAACTAGACGTTGGAATCCCAAGATGTCTAAGTATATATATTGCGCAAGAAATGGAGTTCATATTATTGATCTTGTAAAAACGGCATTGTGTATGAACAATGCATATAAATGGACTAGAAACGCAGCAAAAAGTGGTAAAAGGTTCCTATTTGTCGGCACAAAAAAACAAGCATCAGATGTAGTAGCTCAGGAAGCTACACGCTGTGGAGCTGCATATGTAAATCAAAGATGGCTTGGAGGGATGTTGACTAATTGGACAACAATGAAAGCTAGGATTGAAAGATTAAAGGATCTAGAAAGAATGGAAAGTAGTGGTTCGATAGCAATGAGGCCTAAAAAAGAAGCTGCAGTATTAAGGAGAGAACTTGAAAGATTACAAAAATACTTAGGTGGACTTAAGGGCATGAGAAGATTACCAGATGTAGTTGTTTTGGTTGATCAGAGAAGAGAATCTAATGCAGTACTAGAAGCTAGAAAATTAGATATCTCACTCGTATCAATGTTGGATACAAACTGCGATCCGGATTTGTGTGAAGTTCCAATTCCTTGTAATGATGATGCCGTTAGATCTGTGCAACTTATTTTAGGAAGACTTGCAGATGCCATAAATGAGGGTAGAAAAGGCTCTAATGCAGAAAGAAAAAATTAA
- a CDS encoding glycosyltransferase — protein MNVSIVIPTYNRLPILKKCLFALENQKLNTNISAYEVIVVDDGSTDGTTAWINKNKTNLPHVILFQQEHGGPALGRNLGVIKSKYEIIIFIDSDLIVLENFINCHVEKLLASWRKNDKKCFTYGSVVNTSNFLNPQSEKYKLMDTSFAYFATGNVAISKELILSVGLFDTSFSLYGWEDLELGERLKKIGTKLIKCPNAVGFHWHPPFNCEQIDSLIGQEKERAKMALVFYKKHPNLRVRFMIQLTPLHNLIWQILCLGGLISVDRILPLLRFLVNIRRNRLALEIFRIPLNMIYIKQLTKSR, from the coding sequence ATGAATGTAAGTATTGTTATACCGACTTACAATAGATTACCTATATTAAAAAAATGTCTCTTTGCGCTTGAGAATCAAAAATTAAATACAAATATCAGTGCTTATGAAGTAATAGTAGTTGATGATGGATCAACTGATGGTACAACTGCATGGATAAATAAAAACAAAACTAATCTCCCACACGTTATTTTATTTCAGCAAGAACATGGAGGGCCTGCACTTGGAAGAAATTTAGGAGTAATTAAATCAAAATATGAAATTATTATATTTATTGATAGTGATCTTATCGTTTTAGAAAACTTTATAAATTGTCACGTTGAAAAATTGCTTGCCTCTTGGAGAAAAAATGATAAAAAATGTTTTACCTATGGCTCGGTAGTCAATACATCTAATTTTCTAAATCCTCAGAGTGAAAAATATAAATTAATGGATACTTCTTTTGCTTACTTCGCTACTGGGAATGTTGCGATATCAAAAGAATTGATTCTAAGTGTCGGATTATTTGATACCTCTTTTAGTCTTTACGGTTGGGAGGATTTAGAACTTGGAGAAAGATTAAAAAAAATTGGGACAAAATTAATTAAATGTCCAAATGCAGTAGGTTTTCATTGGCATCCGCCATTTAATTGCGAACAAATAGATTCACTAATAGGTCAAGAAAAAGAGAGAGCAAAAATGGCTTTAGTGTTTTATAAGAAACATCCAAATTTAAGGGTCAGATTTATGATTCAATTAACTCCTCTTCATAACTTAATTTGGCAAATTCTTTGCTTGGGGGGATTAATCAGTGTTGATAGAATCCTTCCTTTATTAAGATTCCTAGTAAATATTAGAAGAAATAGACTCGCACTTGAGATATTTAGGATACCTCTAAATATGATTTACATTAAACAGTTAACCAAATCAAGATAA
- a CDS encoding DUF3148 domain-containing protein, whose translation MKFEIKDKVKLIAPVSYLKTSDNMPMLRPPDLVAIDEIGEILSIKSPDIVEVKFRRGSFLLDIDKIEKI comes from the coding sequence ATGAAATTTGAGATCAAAGATAAGGTAAAGTTGATTGCACCAGTTTCATACTTAAAGACTTCAGATAATATGCCGATGTTAAGACCACCCGATTTAGTGGCAATAGATGAAATTGGAGAAATCCTATCAATAAAATCTCCAGATATTGTTGAAGTAAAGTTTAGAAGAGGTTCATTCTTACTTGATATCGATAAGATTGAGAAAATTTAA
- a CDS encoding insulinase family protein, whose protein sequence is MLKRYFLDNKKRNFSAASIWIKGGSNVDSTGKKGINKILSSLLTRGCEGFNNFALSGYIESYGAELHQEVFEDGISISIKSLNEHFSELFPLLDLIINKPTLLETEFQKVKKSSINFIKKDKENPFNICFEKWKSIVYLNHPYAFNTNGNENDVSKITYEDVLLEFKNFKSRDKYLISNNIKINGESIETLEKKAFEETSRPINHELSPNNRFDFNNNNSNQTIIMVGNQTCSRRSSEYLPLKVLESYLSYGMSAALFKLFREKNGITYDLGVYYPVRSGNAPFLIYLSVSNKKALFAFELLSTLWKDLLLNPLIDAEIYLAKEKLKGSFLLGNQSLDEILQRNIQLISYGLLPISEIDLNSKIDEISSSDIFKLTSKYLTKPFLSISGNKEICLEISKRWMKNF, encoded by the coding sequence ATGTTAAAAAGATATTTTTTAGATAATAAAAAAAGGAACTTTTCAGCAGCTTCAATTTGGATTAAAGGAGGCAGTAATGTGGATAGTACTGGCAAAAAAGGTATAAACAAGATCCTCAGTTCATTACTTACAAGAGGATGTGAGGGTTTTAATAATTTCGCTCTTTCGGGGTATATTGAGTCCTATGGAGCAGAATTACATCAAGAAGTATTTGAAGATGGTATTTCAATAAGCATTAAATCCCTAAATGAACATTTCAGTGAATTATTCCCTTTATTAGATTTAATAATTAATAAACCAACTCTCTTAGAAACTGAATTTCAAAAAGTAAAAAAATCCTCAATCAATTTTATAAAAAAAGATAAAGAGAATCCATTTAATATATGTTTTGAAAAATGGAAAAGTATTGTTTATTTAAATCATCCTTATGCCTTTAATACAAATGGCAATGAAAATGATGTCTCAAAGATTACCTATGAAGATGTTTTGCTTGAGTTTAAAAATTTCAAAAGTCGTGATAAGTATTTAATTTCAAATAATATAAAAATAAATGGAGAAAGTATAGAAACATTAGAAAAAAAAGCCTTTGAAGAAACATCAAGACCTATAAATCACGAGTTAAGTCCTAATAATAGATTTGATTTCAATAATAATAATTCAAATCAAACAATAATAATGGTGGGTAACCAAACTTGCTCTCGAAGAAGTAGTGAATATTTGCCTCTTAAGGTTTTGGAGTCATATTTATCTTATGGAATGAGCGCTGCTTTATTTAAACTTTTTAGGGAAAAAAATGGAATCACTTACGATTTAGGAGTTTATTATCCTGTTAGGAGTGGGAATGCTCCATTTTTAATTTATTTATCAGTATCAAACAAAAAAGCCCTTTTTGCTTTTGAACTTTTATCAACTTTATGGAAAGATTTACTTTTAAATCCCTTAATTGATGCTGAAATATATTTAGCGAAAGAAAAGCTAAAAGGTTCTTTTCTCTTAGGAAATCAATCATTAGATGAAATTTTACAACGAAATATACAACTAATAAGCTATGGGTTATTGCCTATTTCGGAAATCGATTTAAATTCCAAAATAGACGAAATATCTTCTTCAGACATTTTTAAATTAACTAGTAAGTATTTAACTAAACCATTTTTGAGTATTTCTGGTAATAAGGAAATATGTTTAGAAATTTCTAAAAGATGGATGAAAAACTTTTAA
- a CDS encoding phycocyanobilin:ferredoxin oxidoreductase, which yields MLSESLTKTKITDPLILDLLQNVRDHRCMLEDLQTIKIDPNLTNIISNEIGREVYIENEFHKAKGFRKLHIEVAEFSKNLKILHCVFFPDPKFDIPIFGMDLVEVNDIVSAAIVDLSPASQNQGLKYEKLLSVVDKSSFTSLREIPKWGAIFSKNVFFASLKSKSEKNDFCRVVDQYLSILIKLSKKAKPEVNEEIIQERIDFQKNYCVQQMKNEKTSMVLLKYFDEKWVNNYIKKVLFDF from the coding sequence TTGTTGTCTGAATCTTTAACTAAAACAAAAATAACTGATCCTCTTATTTTGGACTTATTACAAAATGTTAGAGATCATAGATGCATGCTTGAGGACCTTCAGACTATAAAAATTGATCCAAATCTAACTAACATAATATCTAACGAAATAGGCAGAGAAGTTTATATTGAAAATGAATTTCATAAAGCAAAAGGATTTAGAAAGTTACATATAGAAGTAGCAGAATTTTCAAAGAATCTTAAGATATTACATTGTGTCTTTTTCCCTGATCCAAAGTTTGATATACCAATTTTTGGGATGGATTTGGTAGAAGTAAATGATATTGTTTCTGCTGCAATTGTTGATTTATCCCCTGCATCACAAAACCAAGGCTTGAAATATGAAAAACTACTTTCGGTAGTTGATAAAAGTTCTTTTACCTCTTTGAGAGAGATTCCTAAATGGGGGGCGATTTTTTCTAAGAATGTATTTTTTGCTTCCTTAAAAAGTAAATCTGAAAAAAATGATTTTTGTAGAGTTGTTGATCAATACCTCTCTATTTTGATCAAATTAAGTAAAAAAGCTAAACCGGAAGTTAATGAGGAAATTATCCAAGAAAGAATAGATTTTCAAAAAAATTATTGTGTTCAACAAATGAAAAATGAAAAAACTAGTATGGTGCTTCTAAAATATTTTGATGAAAAATGGGTCAATAATTATATAAAAAAAGTACTCTTTGATTTTTAA
- the ftsH gene encoding ATP-dependent zinc metalloprotease FtsH — MNQKFKTLILWALPILLVIALSYQFLSSSNVDSLKSNGTTIAPRNSAVARVSYGRFLDYINSGRVTSVDIFEGGRNAVIETIDSDLDNKVQRLRVDLPGLTPELINILKDEGISFDVHPVKTAPPALGIFGNLLFPAILIGGLILLARRSNGMPGGPGQAMQFGKTKARFAMEAETGVVFDDVAGVNEAKQDLQEVVTFLKKPEKFTSVGARIPKGVLLVGPPGTGKTLLAKAIAGEAGVPFFSLSGSEFVEMFVGVGASRVRDLFKRAKENSPCLIFIDEIDAVGRQRGAGIGGGNDEREQTLNQLLTEMDGFEGNSGIIIIAATNRPDVLDSALMRPGRFDRQVTVDAPDIKGRLSILEVHARNKKLQEDLTLESIARRTPGFTGADLANLLNEAAILTARRRKDSISISEIDDSVDRIVAGMEGSPLTDGRSKRLIAYHEVGHALIGSLVKAHDPVQKVTVIPRGQAKGLTWFTPDDEQTLVSRAQLKARIMGALGGRAAEDVVFGKGEITTGAGGDFQQVASMARQMVTRFGMSNLGPIALEGGNQEVFVGRDLMTRSEVSDSISKQIDESVRVMVKECYKETYSIVSKNREAMDKIVDLLIEKETLDGEEFTNILSKFTSIPEKERTPQLLS, encoded by the coding sequence ATGAATCAGAAATTTAAAACATTAATTTTATGGGCTTTACCGATACTTTTAGTAATTGCGCTGTCCTATCAATTTTTATCCTCTAGCAATGTTGATTCACTCAAATCAAATGGGACTACTATTGCACCGAGAAATTCTGCAGTAGCAAGAGTTAGTTATGGTAGATTTTTAGATTACATTAATTCAGGAAGGGTTACATCAGTTGATATTTTCGAGGGAGGGAGAAATGCTGTTATAGAGACAATTGATTCTGATTTAGATAATAAAGTTCAAAGATTGCGAGTAGATCTTCCAGGCTTAACGCCAGAACTTATAAACATTCTAAAAGATGAAGGAATTAGTTTTGATGTTCATCCAGTTAAAACAGCCCCTCCTGCACTAGGTATTTTTGGTAATTTACTTTTCCCAGCTATTTTAATCGGAGGTTTGATTTTATTGGCAAGGAGATCGAATGGCATGCCTGGAGGTCCTGGACAAGCAATGCAATTTGGGAAAACAAAGGCCAGATTTGCTATGGAAGCTGAAACAGGCGTTGTTTTCGACGATGTAGCTGGAGTAAACGAAGCAAAACAGGATTTACAAGAGGTTGTCACTTTTCTAAAAAAACCAGAAAAATTTACTTCTGTTGGGGCAAGAATTCCTAAAGGTGTTTTATTAGTAGGGCCTCCTGGAACTGGTAAAACCCTCCTGGCAAAAGCGATTGCTGGAGAAGCAGGGGTTCCATTCTTCTCCTTATCAGGTTCTGAGTTTGTTGAAATGTTTGTTGGTGTCGGTGCAAGTAGAGTTAGAGATCTTTTTAAAAGAGCCAAAGAAAATAGTCCATGTTTAATTTTTATTGATGAAATAGATGCGGTAGGAAGACAAAGAGGTGCTGGTATTGGTGGAGGTAATGATGAAAGAGAACAAACTCTCAACCAATTACTTACTGAAATGGATGGATTCGAAGGTAACAGTGGAATAATAATAATTGCAGCCACAAATAGACCTGATGTCCTTGACTCTGCTCTAATGAGACCAGGTAGATTCGACAGGCAAGTAACAGTTGACGCTCCAGACATCAAAGGTAGACTTTCAATACTTGAGGTTCATGCGAGAAATAAGAAACTTCAAGAGGACTTAACACTTGAAAGCATTGCGAGAAGAACACCTGGTTTTACTGGTGCAGATTTAGCAAACTTACTTAATGAGGCAGCGATCTTAACGGCCAGAAGAAGAAAAGACTCTATAAGTATCTCTGAAATTGATGACTCTGTAGATAGAATTGTAGCTGGCATGGAGGGCTCTCCACTAACAGACGGGAGAAGCAAAAGATTAATTGCTTATCATGAAGTCGGGCATGCTCTTATTGGTTCTCTAGTTAAAGCTCACGATCCTGTTCAAAAAGTAACTGTAATTCCTAGAGGTCAAGCTAAAGGATTAACTTGGTTCACCCCTGATGATGAACAAACACTTGTGAGTAGAGCGCAATTAAAAGCAAGGATAATGGGTGCGTTAGGAGGACGAGCTGCAGAGGATGTCGTTTTTGGAAAAGGTGAAATAACAACAGGTGCTGGTGGAGATTTTCAACAAGTTGCTTCTATGGCACGCCAAATGGTAACGAGATTTGGAATGAGTAATCTAGGGCCCATAGCTCTAGAAGGTGGCAATCAAGAAGTTTTTGTTGGGAGAGATTTGATGACCAGAAGTGAAGTTTCTGATTCAATCTCCAAACAAATCGACGAAAGTGTAAGAGTAATGGTTAAGGAATGTTATAAAGAAACTTATTCTATAGTAAGTAAAAATAGAGAAGCTATGGATAAAATCGTTGATTTATTAATTGAAAAAGAAACGTTAGATGGTGAAGAATTTACGAA
- a CDS encoding FtsX-like permease family protein: protein MSFSFLKFRKIPLAWLLLTRQPLRLAVAIAGISFAGILMFMQLGFRDGLFDTSVTIHKLLDADLVLISPRSKSSISMSGFPKRRLIQTLAVENVEKTTPVNLNYLLWRNPENLKTRSILALGFNPSDSLLLDDGFSKKAYKLRNPSRVLFDKLSRPEFGPIEEWFLSEKKVETEVAGKRVIVEGLVELGPSFGADGNLITSRETFLRLFPANPPGSIEIGLVKLKKGSDPELISKILNNSLPNDVRVLTKKQFIEFEKNYWKNSTAIGFIFSLGALMGFVVGCVVVYQILYSDVTDHLPEYATLLAMGYRLKSLFFVVAREGFLLALFGYLPAYFSGQILYSVIRSSTKLPIIMDADKTILIFVLVLVMCMGSAAVAMRKLVDADPAEIF from the coding sequence ATGAGTTTTTCTTTTTTAAAATTTAGAAAAATACCATTGGCTTGGTTGTTGTTAACTAGGCAACCATTAAGGTTAGCAGTTGCCATAGCTGGAATCAGTTTTGCAGGTATTTTGATGTTTATGCAATTAGGTTTTAGAGATGGTTTATTTGACACGAGCGTAACTATTCATAAACTTCTAGATGCCGATCTTGTTTTGATAAGTCCTAGATCAAAAAGTTCTATAAGCATGAGTGGATTCCCAAAAAGAAGGTTAATCCAAACTCTTGCAGTAGAAAATGTCGAAAAAACTACCCCCGTTAATCTAAATTATTTACTTTGGAGAAATCCCGAAAATCTTAAAACTAGATCAATACTTGCATTAGGTTTTAATCCCTCCGATTCACTTCTTTTAGATGACGGATTCTCAAAGAAAGCTTATAAATTGAGAAATCCATCTAGAGTTCTTTTTGACAAACTATCTAGACCTGAATTTGGACCGATTGAAGAATGGTTCTTATCTGAAAAAAAAGTTGAGACTGAGGTTGCTGGAAAAAGAGTAATTGTTGAAGGCCTTGTGGAGTTGGGACCATCTTTTGGTGCAGATGGTAATTTGATAACTAGTCGAGAAACCTTCTTAAGACTTTTTCCTGCTAATCCTCCTGGCAGTATAGAAATTGGTTTGGTTAAGCTAAAAAAAGGATCTGATCCTGAATTGATTTCAAAGATATTAAACAACTCACTCCCAAATGATGTTAGGGTTCTTACAAAAAAACAATTTATAGAATTTGAGAAGAATTATTGGAAAAATAGTACTGCAATAGGTTTTATATTTAGTCTGGGAGCTTTGATGGGTTTCGTTGTAGGGTGTGTGGTCGTTTATCAAATTCTTTATAGTGATGTTACAGATCACCTCCCAGAGTACGCCACCTTGTTGGCAATGGGGTATAGACTTAAGTCCCTTTTCTTTGTCGTAGCTAGAGAAGGGTTTTTATTGGCATTGTTTGGTTATTTACCTGCTTATTTCTCTGGCCAGATTCTTTACTCAGTCATAAGAAGTTCTACTAAACTACCAATAATAATGGATGCAGATAAAACTATTTTAATTTTCGTATTAGTTTTAGTTATGTGTATGGGGTCAGCCGCTGTTGCGATGCGTAAATTAGTTGACGCTGATCCTGCCGAAATTTTTTAA